The Glycine soja cultivar W05 chromosome 6, ASM419377v2, whole genome shotgun sequence genome has a window encoding:
- the LOC114415329 gene encoding protein CLEC16A homolog, with protein sequence MDSINSGSISSSDDEYDSSSHADPPFHNHFGSISHPQQPPLVPSHPSMFDLSSSYLHAVSQSHQNPHNRLFNLDSRGQRSEPNCTLPESLPSSTSATPTTTNQCLLGHDNINDNSRQQLPSSPQTNNLVRNSKKRSRASRRAPTTVLTTDTNNFRSMVQEFTGISAPPFSSSFSRRIPLRPNPLLSTTSSRTSLLHNNNNINVSPNNNYQLLPDLSLPYQPPPQNLIQDIHSIPSFHPSPSLHSLVPAGLAAKSLSTMPTLDAHDLLGAHEHVSEGMFLRSDGDAGGRKDPFRCLDLGNNNSYGGCKLNMSVSASSSLNHEKNLENVGNGNSPREGAVEAWICSSEQ encoded by the coding sequence ATGGATTCTATCAACAGTGGAAGCATCTCTTCTAGCGATGATGAATACGATTCATCATCACACGCTGATCCACCGTTCCACAATCATTTCGGTTCCATCTCTCACCCGCAACAACCACCCCTGGTTCCATCTCATCCTTCAATGTTTGATCTTTCCTCAAGCTACCTCCACGCTGTCTCACAATCCCACCAAAACCCACATAATCGCTTGTTTAACTTAGACTCTCGAGGCCAAAGATCTGAACCCAATTGCACCCTCCCAGAAAGCCTACCATCTTCGACATCAGcaacaccaacaacaacaaatcaaTGCCTGTTGGGTCACGACAACATCAATGATAATTCAAGACAACAACTCCCATCATCTCCACAAACCAACAACCTCGTACGCAACTCAAAGAAACGAAGCAGAGCTTCAAGGCGTGCACCCACCACCGTTCTCACCACCGACACCAACAACTTCAGATCCATGGTTCAAGAGTTCACCGGAATCTCTGCACCTCCCTTTTCATCTTCCTTCTCTCGACGCATCCCTCTTCGCCCAAACCCTTTGCTTTCAACAACTTCATCGAGGACCAGCTTGttacacaacaacaacaatatcaaTGTTTCTCCTAATAATAACTACCAACTACTTCCTGATCTATCTTTACCCTATCAACCCCCACCACAGAATCTCATACAAGATATTCACTCCATTCCCTCATTCcacccttctccttctcttcaCTCTCTTGTCCCTGCAGGGCTTGCTGCAAAGTCTTTATCCACCATGCCCACACTTGATGCGCATGATCTGCTGGGTGCTCATGAACATGTTTCTGAGGGCATGTTTCTGAGGAGTGACGGTGATGCAGGAGGGAGAAAAGATCCGTTTAGGTGCTTAGATCTTGGGAATAATAATAGTTATGGTGGCTGCAAGCTCAATATGTCGGTTTCTGCGTCGAGCAGCTTGAACCATGAGAAGAACTTGGAGAATGTTGGTAATGGAAATTCCCCTAGGGAAGGTGCCGTGGAGGCGTGGATTTGTTCCTCTGAGCAATAG